The proteins below come from a single Deltaproteobacteria bacterium genomic window:
- a CDS encoding MarR family transcriptional regulator encodes MMTQIYKLPPVEEETHPSTFPLYAAARLVVQAHRPYLDALGMTYPQYLIVQTLRERNGQSVTEIADGLFLDAGTVTPILKRLQSRGVILRERSKKDERTVLNYLTYEGERLALESSDVPVKAMNRGLMRQDLIEPLLNEARSLLVLLTV; translated from the coding sequence ATGATGACTCAAATTTATAAATTACCTCCCGTTGAAGAAGAAACCCATCCCAGTACTTTTCCGCTTTATGCGGCAGCTAGATTAGTGGTTCAGGCCCACCGACCTTATCTAGACGCTCTGGGAATGACTTACCCGCAGTACCTGATCGTCCAGACGCTTAGAGAGCGCAATGGGCAGAGTGTGACTGAGATAGCAGACGGTCTTTTTTTAGATGCTGGGACCGTAACTCCTATTCTTAAGCGTCTTCAAAGTCGTGGTGTCATTCTTCGAGAACGGTCCAAGAAAGATGAGCGCACCGTTTTAAACTATTTGACCTATGAAGGAGAAAGGCTGGCTTTGGAGTCTTCTGATGTTCCAGTAAAAGCAATGAATCGAGGCCTTATGCGTCAGGATTTGATTGAGCCGTTGTTGAATGAGGCGCGTAGCTTATTGGTTCTGCTTACGGTTTAA